A single genomic interval of Antarcticibacterium arcticum harbors:
- a CDS encoding succinate dehydrogenase/fumarate reductase iron-sulfur subunit has translation MNLTLKIWRQKDAAAKGKIQTYQLGGVDPDMSFLEMLDVLNEDLVNKGEDPVVFDHDCREGICGTCSLQINGEPHGPDRGITTCQLHMRKFKDGDTIVIEPFRAKAFPVLKDLVVDRSAFERIQQAGGYISVNTSGTTQDANAIPIPKEDADAAFFSASCIGCGACVAACKNASAMLFTSAKVSQMALLPQGRVEASTRVLAMVEQMDKEGFGNCTNTGACEIECPKGISLENIARMNREYMKASVG, from the coding sequence ATGAATCTTACATTAAAAATATGGCGTCAAAAAGATGCCGCTGCAAAAGGTAAAATACAAACCTATCAATTAGGGGGAGTAGATCCGGATATGTCCTTTTTGGAAATGCTGGATGTTCTTAATGAAGACCTTGTTAATAAGGGTGAAGATCCTGTAGTTTTCGATCATGACTGTCGTGAAGGGATTTGCGGTACATGTAGCTTACAGATAAATGGTGAGCCACACGGTCCGGATCGTGGCATCACTACCTGCCAGTTGCATATGCGTAAATTTAAAGATGGGGATACCATTGTTATTGAACCATTTCGTGCTAAGGCATTTCCTGTGTTAAAGGATCTTGTTGTAGACCGCAGCGCTTTTGAAAGAATTCAACAGGCGGGGGGATATATTTCCGTGAATACATCTGGAACTACTCAGGATGCCAATGCCATCCCAATCCCTAAGGAAGATGCAGATGCAGCCTTCTTTTCTGCTTCCTGTATTGGTTGCGGGGCTTGCGTGGCCGCTTGTAAAAATGCCAGTGCAATGTTATTCACATCTGCAAAGGTGAGCCAAATGGCGTTGTTGCCTCAGGGACGTGTTGAAGCGAGCACACGGGTTTTGGCAATGGTTGAGCAAATGGATAAAGAAGGATTTGGAAACTGTACAAATACAGGTGCCTGCGAAATAGAATGTCCTAAAGGGATCTCTCTCGAGAATATTGCCAGGATGAACAGGGAATATATGAAAGCCAGTGTAGGTTAA
- a CDS encoding aminopeptidase P family protein, which translates to MKYDPIDKKLYIKNRKNFAAQMKPKSLAVFNSNDIYPIGADSTMPFQQARDIFYLSGVDQEASILVLFPDAPLEKHREILFLTETDEHIAVWEGEKLTKEKAFETSGIKTVYWLKEFEKVFFELMTQSETIYFNTNEHYRAKIETQTREARFIEWCLKKYPAHQVAKSNPILQKLRSVKDKIELDLLQHACDITEKGFRRILNFVKPGVWEFNIEAEFMHEFLNNRSKGFAYTPIIASGNNANVLHYIENNQQCKAGDLILIDAGAEYANYSSDMSRTIPVSGKFSKRQKDVYNAVNRVKEEATKMLVPGTMWAQYHIEVGKLMTSELLGLKLLDKADVKNEDPDWPAYKKYFMHGTSHHIGLDTHDYGILTQPMEVNQVFTVEPGIYIPAEGFGIRLEDDVVIQKKGEPFNLMRNIPIEADEIEDLMNS; encoded by the coding sequence ATGAAATACGATCCAATAGACAAGAAATTATATATAAAAAACCGCAAGAATTTTGCTGCTCAAATGAAACCAAAGAGCCTTGCGGTTTTTAATTCCAATGATATTTACCCCATTGGGGCCGATAGTACAATGCCATTTCAACAGGCACGGGATATTTTCTATTTAAGCGGGGTAGACCAGGAAGCCAGTATACTTGTGCTTTTTCCCGATGCTCCTCTTGAAAAACACCGGGAAATTTTATTCCTTACCGAAACCGATGAACATATAGCGGTTTGGGAAGGGGAGAAACTCACCAAGGAGAAAGCTTTTGAAACCAGCGGCATTAAAACCGTTTATTGGTTAAAAGAATTTGAAAAAGTATTCTTTGAACTAATGACCCAAAGCGAGACCATTTATTTCAATACCAACGAACATTACAGGGCCAAGATCGAAACCCAAACCCGGGAAGCAAGATTTATTGAATGGTGCCTTAAAAAATATCCCGCTCATCAGGTGGCCAAGAGCAATCCCATACTTCAAAAATTACGATCTGTTAAAGACAAGATAGAACTCGATCTATTGCAGCACGCTTGTGATATTACTGAAAAAGGTTTCAGGCGAATTCTAAATTTTGTAAAACCAGGCGTTTGGGAGTTTAACATCGAGGCAGAATTCATGCACGAGTTTCTCAATAACCGTTCAAAAGGTTTTGCCTACACCCCAATTATTGCCAGCGGAAACAATGCCAATGTGTTGCATTATATTGAAAACAACCAGCAATGTAAAGCAGGAGACCTCATTCTTATAGATGCCGGTGCAGAGTATGCCAATTATTCCAGCGATATGTCGCGAACAATTCCCGTTTCAGGGAAATTCAGCAAAAGACAAAAAGATGTGTATAATGCTGTAAACAGGGTAAAAGAAGAAGCTACCAAAATGCTTGTCCCCGGAACTATGTGGGCGCAGTATCATATTGAGGTAGGAAAATTAATGACTTCAGAATTGCTGGGACTTAAACTTTTGGATAAGGCCGATGTTAAGAATGAAGATCCTGACTGGCCGGCTTATAAAAAGTATTTCATGCACGGGACATCCCATCACATAGGGCTGGACACTCATGATTACGGGATCCTTACCCAACCAATGGAAGTCAATCAGGTTTTTACGGTAGAGCCCGGAATCTATATCCCTGCGGAAGGTTTTGGAATTCGCCTGGAAGATGATGTGGTCATTCAGAAAAAAGGAGAGCCCTTCAATTTAATGCGCAATATTCCTATTGAAGCCGACGAGATCGAAGATTTGATGAATTCCTAG
- a CDS encoding chaperone modulator CbpM, producing MNLEELIATEELCERYKVEHTFIRSLSESGLIEIITIEQREYVHCDRMAEFEKMRRLHYDLEINLEGLEAVHHLLNQLRELQKTNRKLQNRLNLYE from the coding sequence ATGAATCTGGAAGAATTAATAGCGACCGAAGAACTTTGTGAAAGATATAAGGTGGAGCACACCTTTATAAGGTCATTATCTGAAAGCGGCCTTATTGAAATAATCACCATAGAACAAAGAGAATATGTGCATTGTGACAGGATGGCCGAATTTGAGAAAATGCGAAGGCTGCATTATGACCTGGAAATAAACCTGGAAGGGCTTGAAGCAGTTCATCATCTTTTAAATCAATTGAGGGAATTACAAAAAACCAACCGTAAGTTGCAAAACCGCCTCAATTTATATGAATAA
- a CDS encoding succinate dehydrogenase cytochrome b subunit produces MAKSALLKSSLAKKYWMAFTGLFLCTFLVGHLLGNLQLLLPVSDAARDQFNEYALFMTTNPLVMILSYVTYLSILFHAIDGVILTINNRKARPQGYVNFKPSTNSTWSSRNMGLLGTVILAFIILHMNAFWAKMKFGSLDHTYYTTEGGEKVKDLYTLTIATFQDPDYGLIMSIVYLIAMAAIAFHLKHGFASGFQSLGVNHPKYNGFIRKLGYAFAILVPLAFAVIPFYIHFVLDKI; encoded by the coding sequence ATGGCAAAATCTGCGCTATTAAAGTCATCTTTAGCAAAAAAATACTGGATGGCTTTCACCGGCCTCTTCCTTTGCACATTTTTAGTAGGTCATCTCTTAGGGAATTTACAATTATTACTGCCGGTTAGTGATGCCGCCAGGGATCAATTCAATGAATATGCTTTATTCATGACAACCAACCCCCTTGTAATGATACTTTCTTATGTTACTTACCTGAGTATCTTATTTCACGCAATAGACGGGGTTATTTTAACAATAAATAATAGAAAAGCCCGCCCGCAGGGTTATGTGAATTTTAAGCCTTCAACTAACTCTACCTGGTCCTCCCGTAATATGGGATTACTGGGTACCGTTATTCTGGCTTTTATTATTCTTCACATGAATGCTTTCTGGGCAAAGATGAAATTTGGAAGCCTTGATCATACTTATTACACCACAGAGGGTGGAGAAAAAGTAAAAGATCTTTATACTTTAACCATTGCCACATTTCAGGACCCAGATTATGGGCTTATTATGAGCATTGTTTACCTAATTGCAATGGCAGCGATTGCCTTTCACCTTAAACATGGTTTTGCAAGTGGTTTTCAATCTTTAGGAGTTAATCATCCAAAATACAATGGGTTTATAAGAAAATTGGGATATGCGTTTGCAATCCTTGTTCCGCTGGCCTTCGCCGTGATCCCATTTTATATTCACTTTGTTTTAGATAAAATTTAA
- the brnQ gene encoding branched-chain amino acid transport system II carrier protein — protein MKFTKESLIVGFALFALFFGAGNLILPPFLGFFAGTQWYLVAIGFVISAVGLPLLGIFAHARLQGSIFNFSDKVSPLFSLIYCLLIYLISVTLPAPRTAAVTHEIAVQPFFDISALTTSILYFSLVFLFVIKRSTVINNIGKYLTPAILLLLLAIIITGIFSENKPTGNSITTLPVLYGFFEGYQTFDAIAAMVVGGVIIISVKLKGFSSPPEIRKIIFSAAIVTALGLLIVYGGLIYNGAIVSSEFLPSVTRTQLLSGISLLNLGSLAQTALAVLLALACFTTAVGIITGTADFMAERIKRPYTYPITVLLGCLAGIGLGALTVNTIIEIALPVLMLIYPLTIILIVLNVLPETFRSTLIMRAVVIVTIIFSLPDALQYVLAPQLFKDLLDHIPLATYGLAWVLPALATFVFAVFYERLSGTVPSANIL, from the coding sequence ATGAAATTTACAAAGGAATCATTAATTGTTGGGTTTGCCTTATTTGCTTTGTTCTTTGGGGCCGGAAATTTAATATTACCGCCTTTCCTGGGATTTTTTGCAGGAACCCAATGGTACCTGGTGGCTATAGGATTTGTAATCTCTGCCGTAGGACTTCCGCTTTTAGGAATATTTGCGCATGCCCGGTTACAGGGAAGTATTTTCAATTTTAGCGATAAAGTCTCGCCATTATTCAGTCTTATTTATTGCTTACTCATATATCTTATCTCTGTCACTCTTCCCGCGCCCAGAACTGCAGCGGTAACTCATGAGATTGCCGTACAACCATTTTTTGACATAAGTGCCCTAACCACGAGCATCCTCTATTTCTCCCTTGTGTTCCTTTTTGTAATAAAACGCAGCACTGTGATTAATAATATTGGAAAATATCTTACCCCGGCCATTTTATTACTGCTTTTAGCAATTATAATTACAGGAATATTTTCTGAAAATAAACCAACAGGCAATTCCATTACTACACTTCCAGTACTATATGGATTTTTTGAAGGCTATCAAACCTTTGATGCCATAGCAGCAATGGTTGTTGGAGGTGTGATCATTATTTCTGTTAAGCTGAAAGGTTTTTCCTCCCCGCCGGAGATAAGAAAAATAATTTTTTCTGCCGCCATTGTTACTGCGCTGGGGTTATTGATTGTTTACGGAGGCCTAATTTATAACGGAGCTATAGTTAGTTCCGAGTTTCTACCTAGCGTTACCCGAACACAACTGCTTTCCGGGATAAGCCTTCTAAATCTTGGTTCTTTGGCGCAAACAGCCCTCGCAGTTTTATTGGCGCTGGCCTGTTTTACCACCGCAGTAGGGATCATTACTGGAACTGCCGATTTTATGGCTGAAAGGATTAAACGGCCTTATACTTATCCCATTACAGTTCTCCTGGGATGTCTTGCCGGGATTGGTTTGGGAGCACTTACAGTAAATACCATTATCGAGATCGCCCTACCGGTTCTAATGCTTATTTATCCCCTTACTATTATATTAATAGTCCTAAATGTTCTGCCTGAAACATTTAGATCAACATTGATTATGAGAGCAGTGGTAATTGTAACTATAATTTTCAGTCTTCCCGATGCCCTGCAATATGTTCTCGCCCCTCAATTATTTAAGGACCTTCTGGATCACATACCTCTGGCCACATATGGGTTGGCGTGGGTTTTACCTGCCTTGGCCACTTTTGTATTTGCGGTGTTTTATGAAAGACTATCCGGAACAGTTCCTTCGGCTAATATATTATAG
- the thiL gene encoding thiamine-phosphate kinase: protein MIEDSLNSRTNLSELGEFGLIDLLTKNLDIKLSSTVKGIGDDAAVMDFQDKQILVTTDLLVEGVHFDLAYTPLKHLGYKAVMVNLSDVYAMNGVATQITVSIAVSNRFPVEALEELYAGIETASKIYNVDVVGGDTTSSTKGLLISITALGMASKEDVVYRSGAKPNDLLVVSGDLGAAYMGLQILEREKAVFKVNPNSQPDLDAYTYLIERQLKPEARKDIPPLLKKLEVKPTSMIDISDGLSSEVIHLCKNSGVGVNLYEDKIPLDPTVIAACEEFEVDSTTIALSGGEDYELLFTVSQEDFPKIKANPHLSIIGHMTEAGEGMHLITRGNTKIPLIAKGWNAMDKEN from the coding sequence ATGATAGAAGATAGTCTAAACAGCAGGACAAACCTTTCAGAATTAGGGGAATTTGGTTTGATCGATTTGCTTACCAAAAATCTGGATATAAAATTGAGCTCGACGGTGAAGGGAATTGGAGATGATGCCGCGGTGATGGATTTTCAGGATAAACAAATCCTGGTTACCACAGATCTTCTTGTAGAGGGCGTACATTTTGACCTGGCATATACCCCATTAAAACATTTGGGGTATAAGGCGGTAATGGTGAACCTTTCTGATGTTTACGCAATGAATGGGGTAGCTACACAAATAACGGTAAGTATTGCAGTATCTAACAGGTTTCCGGTAGAGGCTCTTGAAGAATTGTATGCTGGAATTGAAACTGCTTCCAAAATATATAATGTTGATGTGGTAGGAGGCGATACAACCTCTTCTACCAAAGGTCTTTTAATAAGTATTACCGCTTTAGGAATGGCATCCAAAGAGGATGTGGTTTATCGCAGTGGTGCAAAACCCAATGACCTCCTGGTGGTTTCTGGCGATTTGGGGGCTGCTTATATGGGATTGCAAATCCTGGAGCGGGAAAAAGCAGTGTTTAAAGTTAACCCTAATTCCCAGCCGGATCTTGATGCATATACCTATCTCATTGAACGACAGTTGAAACCTGAAGCCCGGAAAGATATTCCGCCTTTATTGAAAAAACTGGAGGTGAAACCCACCTCTATGATTGATATAAGCGACGGGTTAAGTTCAGAGGTCATTCACCTTTGCAAAAATTCGGGAGTTGGAGTAAACCTTTACGAAGATAAAATACCTCTCGACCCTACGGTAATTGCGGCCTGTGAGGAATTTGAAGTAGATAGTACTACAATTGCATTGAGCGGTGGCGAAGATTATGAATTGCTATTCACCGTCTCTCAGGAGGATTTCCCTAAGATCAAGGCCAATCCACATCTTTCAATAATTGGCCATATGACCGAAGCCGGGGAAGGGATGCATTTGATCACCCGCGGAAATACAAAAATCCCGCTTATCGCCAAAGGCTGGAATGCAATGGACAAGGAAAATTAA
- a CDS encoding HesB/IscA family protein translates to MIKVSETAKKRIALLMSDEGYNATTDFVRVGVKSGGCSGLSYELKFDKSQTETDRLFEDNDIRIVVDKKSVLYLAGTILEYSGGLNGKGFVFNNPNAQRTCGCGESFSL, encoded by the coding sequence ATGATAAAGGTAAGTGAAACCGCAAAAAAAAGGATTGCATTATTAATGAGCGATGAAGGCTATAATGCAACTACCGACTTTGTACGCGTTGGTGTAAAGAGCGGAGGGTGTTCGGGTTTATCTTATGAATTGAAATTTGATAAATCCCAAACTGAAACCGACAGGTTGTTTGAAGATAATGACATAAGGATCGTAGTAGATAAGAAAAGTGTATTATACCTGGCTGGAACCATTCTCGAATACTCCGGCGGGTTAAATGGTAAGGGTTTTGTGTTCAATAATCCCAATGCCCAGCGTACGTGTGGTTGCGGGGAGAGTTTTTCGCTTTAA
- a CDS encoding methionine aminotransferase translates to MFQYSQASSKLPNEKDSIFTIMGHLARKYNATDLSQGFPNFKTDAQLTHLVSEAMARGYNQYAPMAGVIELREEISKKINHLYHKKYDPETEITVTVGATQAIYSAITAFVQKDDEVIVFKPAYDSYEPTIKLNGGYPVLVQLEGDNFKVNWEEVENKISRRTRMVIINSPHNPTGTLFTREDMLKLEHLLKDTNIILLSDEVYEHLIFDGQEHQSAALYPSLGERAVICASFGKTFHNTGWKTGYCVAPKALMAEIRKVHQFAVFCVNHPVQQAFAAYLKSPDHYLELGRFYEKKRDFFLELIKNSKFKGSPAAGTYFQLLNFSEITDESAVDFSQRLVKDFKLASIPVSVFNIDQKDNKQLRFCFAKTDETLEKAAMILNKF, encoded by the coding sequence ATGTTTCAGTATTCCCAGGCTTCCTCGAAACTTCCCAATGAAAAGGACAGCATTTTCACCATTATGGGCCACCTGGCCCGAAAATATAATGCAACAGACCTTTCACAGGGATTTCCTAATTTTAAAACCGATGCTCAATTAACCCATTTGGTGAGTGAGGCCATGGCCAGAGGTTATAATCAATATGCCCCAATGGCCGGAGTTATTGAACTAAGAGAGGAGATCTCAAAAAAAATAAATCATCTTTATCATAAGAAGTATGATCCTGAAACAGAGATCACTGTCACAGTAGGAGCCACCCAGGCCATATATTCTGCAATCACCGCTTTTGTACAAAAAGATGATGAAGTTATTGTCTTCAAGCCGGCATATGATAGTTACGAACCCACCATTAAGCTTAATGGGGGATATCCGGTGTTGGTGCAATTAGAGGGGGATAACTTTAAGGTGAACTGGGAGGAGGTGGAAAATAAAATTAGCAGGAGAACAAGAATGGTGATTATTAACAGTCCTCATAATCCTACCGGTACTCTCTTTACACGGGAAGACATGCTCAAACTGGAACACCTCTTAAAAGACACCAATATTATATTATTAAGTGATGAGGTATATGAACATTTAATTTTTGACGGGCAGGAGCACCAAAGCGCGGCTCTTTATCCTTCTCTTGGTGAACGAGCTGTTATTTGTGCCTCCTTCGGAAAAACATTTCATAATACAGGTTGGAAAACCGGCTATTGTGTGGCGCCAAAAGCGCTGATGGCTGAAATTAGGAAAGTTCATCAATTCGCCGTTTTTTGTGTGAACCATCCCGTACAACAAGCTTTTGCCGCATATTTAAAATCTCCCGACCATTATTTGGAACTCGGGAGATTTTATGAGAAAAAAAGGGATTTCTTTCTGGAACTTATTAAGAACAGCAAGTTTAAAGGAAGTCCGGCTGCAGGAACCTATTTCCAGCTTTTGAATTTTTCAGAGATCACAGATGAAAGTGCAGTTGATTTTTCGCAAAGACTGGTAAAGGATTTTAAACTAGCCAGCATCCCCGTTTCTGTGTTCAATATTGATCAAAAAGACAATAAGCAACTACGCTTTTGCTTCGCGAAAACCGATGAAACTCTCGAAAAAGCAGCTATGATTCTGAATAAATTCTAA
- a CDS encoding alpha/beta fold hydrolase, giving the protein MKLHFRNTDIYYTAKGTGNPLVLLHGFLESSKIWEPFMEGLAKKRQVICIDLPGHGKTGIIEEVHSMELMAQVVKGVLDHLGIDKATFVGHSMGGYVSLAFLELDPQSTAGLVLMNSTPEEDTAEKRINRDRSVAVVERNKKAYITTAISGLVTPANNLRFKAELANLRSIANTFPTEGITAALKGMKIRTNKREVLTNFKNFKAIISGKNDPIIPYDSIEKLVKECNCQFISMPDGHLSYLENYSEIDKFVHFID; this is encoded by the coding sequence ATGAAGCTGCACTTTCGAAACACAGATATTTATTATACCGCCAAAGGTACCGGAAATCCGCTTGTGTTATTACACGGATTTTTGGAAAGCAGTAAAATTTGGGAGCCGTTTATGGAGGGATTGGCAAAAAAGCGACAGGTAATTTGTATTGATCTTCCGGGGCATGGAAAAACAGGAATAATAGAAGAAGTACATTCCATGGAGTTGATGGCCCAGGTGGTAAAAGGAGTATTAGATCATCTCGGGATTGACAAGGCTACTTTCGTGGGACATTCTATGGGAGGATATGTAAGCCTGGCATTTTTGGAACTAGATCCGCAAAGTACTGCCGGCCTGGTTTTAATGAATTCAACACCGGAAGAGGATACCGCTGAAAAAAGGATAAATCGTGACCGTTCGGTTGCCGTGGTGGAAAGAAATAAAAAAGCCTATATAACTACGGCTATTTCAGGACTGGTAACTCCTGCGAATAATCTCAGGTTCAAGGCGGAATTGGCCAATCTCAGGAGCATTGCAAATACATTTCCTACAGAAGGAATTACAGCCGCTTTGAAGGGTATGAAAATTCGTACAAATAAAAGAGAGGTTTTAACGAATTTTAAAAATTTCAAAGCCATCATTTCCGGAAAAAATGACCCGATAATTCCGTACGATTCTATTGAAAAATTAGTAAAAGAATGTAATTGCCAATTTATTTCTATGCCGGATGGGCATTTATCCTATTTAGAAAATTATTCAGAAATCGATAAATTTGTGCATTTCATCGATTAA
- a CDS encoding DnaJ C-terminal domain-containing protein translates to MEFIDYYKILELDKSASQADIKKAYRKLARKFHPDLNPNNKEAQARFQQINEAHEVLIDPEKRKKYDQYGKDWQHAEQFESAQRQQSRAGGFGGGFGGSSQQSYSGNFDDDSFSEFFEQMFGGGARTRGGGRGAPHFKGQDFNAELQLNLKDVYTSQKQTLTINGKNIRLTIPAGVENGQTIKIKGHGGPGIQGGPKGDLYITFNILNNTGFKREKENLYKTIEIDFYTALLGGEITVDTFTGKVKLTVKPETQPGTKIKLKGKGFPKYKIENQYGDLIITYQVKMPTDLTEREKELFKELQKLRS, encoded by the coding sequence ATGGAATTTATTGACTATTATAAAATTCTGGAGTTAGACAAATCGGCCTCTCAGGCCGATATTAAAAAGGCCTATAGAAAACTGGCCCGAAAATTTCATCCGGACCTTAATCCAAACAACAAAGAAGCACAGGCACGCTTTCAGCAGATAAATGAAGCGCATGAAGTTCTTATTGATCCTGAAAAAAGAAAAAAATATGATCAATACGGAAAGGACTGGCAACATGCAGAACAGTTTGAAAGTGCCCAGAGACAACAAAGCCGGGCTGGAGGATTTGGGGGCGGTTTTGGAGGTAGTTCACAACAATCCTATTCAGGAAATTTCGATGATGATTCATTTTCAGAATTTTTTGAGCAAATGTTTGGTGGTGGAGCCCGAACCCGTGGAGGGGGAAGAGGAGCCCCGCATTTTAAAGGCCAGGATTTTAATGCCGAACTTCAGCTTAATCTAAAAGATGTATATACAAGCCAGAAGCAAACCCTAACCATCAATGGCAAAAACATAAGGCTTACTATTCCAGCCGGGGTGGAGAATGGCCAAACTATAAAGATAAAAGGCCATGGCGGTCCGGGGATACAGGGCGGACCCAAAGGAGATCTTTATATAACCTTCAACATTCTAAATAACACAGGGTTTAAGCGGGAGAAGGAAAATTTATATAAAACGATAGAGATAGATTTCTATACCGCACTGCTGGGAGGAGAAATTACGGTTGACACTTTTACAGGCAAGGTTAAACTTACCGTTAAGCCCGAAACCCAGCCCGGCACCAAGATCAAGTTAAAAGGCAAAGGGTTCCCGAAATATAAGATAGAGAACCAGTATGGCGATCTTATAATCACATACCAGGTTAAGATGCCCACAGATCTTACGGAAAGGGAAAAGGAACTGTTTAAGGAACTTCAAAAATTACGCTCATGA
- a CDS encoding fumarate reductase/succinate dehydrogenase flavoprotein subunit gives MGNLDSKIPKGPLADKWTNHKNDINLVNPANKRNIDVIMVGTGLAGGSAAATLAELGYNVKTFCYQDSPRRAHSIAAQGGINAAKNYQGDGDSNYRLFYDTIKGGDYRSREANVYRLAEVSANIIDQCVAQGVPFAREYGGLLDNRSFGGVLVSRTFYAKGQTGQQLLLGCYSAMNRQINRGKITSYTRHEMLDLVIVGGKARGIIARNLVTGEIERHSAHAVVIASGGYGNVFFLSTNAMGSNVTAAWKVHKKGAYFANPCFTQIHPTCIPVSGDHQSKLTLMSESLRNDGRIWVPKKLEDAKAIREGRLKPTELKEEDRDYYLERRYPAFGNLVPRDVASRAAKERCDAGFGVNKTGEAVYLDFSAAFLRYGKETANTQHLENPTEQQIIELGKAVVEAKYGNLFQMYEKIVDQNPYETPMMIYPAVHYTMGGIWVDYNLQTTIPGCFATGEANFSDHGANRLGASALMQGLADGYFVLPYTIGNYLASDIRTGKIPTDSPEFDQAEKAVREKLERFINNKGTRSVDHFHKRLGKIMWDKVGMSRNAPHLQEAVAEIKALREEFWQDVKVPGGLNEMNPELEKAARVADFLELGELFAKDALHRNESCGGHFREEYQTEEGEALRDDENFMYVAAWEFTGEPGDAILHKEDLIYENIEVKARSYK, from the coding sequence ATGGGAAATTTAGATTCAAAAATACCAAAAGGCCCATTGGCAGATAAGTGGACCAATCACAAAAATGATATTAATCTTGTAAATCCTGCAAATAAGCGAAATATTGACGTTATTATGGTAGGGACCGGCCTTGCTGGTGGAAGCGCTGCGGCTACTCTTGCAGAGCTGGGTTATAACGTAAAGACTTTTTGTTACCAGGATTCTCCAAGAAGGGCGCACTCTATAGCCGCCCAGGGGGGAATCAATGCTGCAAAGAATTACCAGGGAGACGGAGATTCCAATTACCGTCTTTTCTATGACACTATAAAAGGAGGAGATTACCGCTCCCGTGAGGCCAATGTTTACAGGCTTGCTGAAGTTTCAGCAAATATTATTGACCAGTGCGTGGCGCAGGGAGTTCCTTTTGCCCGTGAATATGGAGGCTTACTAGACAACCGCTCTTTTGGAGGAGTATTGGTGTCCAGAACCTTTTATGCCAAGGGACAAACCGGGCAACAGTTATTGCTTGGCTGTTACTCAGCAATGAACCGCCAGATCAACAGGGGTAAGATTACATCTTATACCCGTCACGAAATGCTTGATCTTGTAATTGTTGGGGGAAAAGCCAGAGGTATTATTGCCAGAAACCTGGTTACCGGAGAAATTGAAAGACATAGTGCCCACGCAGTAGTTATAGCTTCTGGGGGTTACGGGAACGTATTCTTTTTATCTACAAATGCCATGGGAAGCAATGTTACTGCTGCCTGGAAGGTTCATAAAAAAGGGGCATATTTTGCCAATCCTTGTTTTACCCAAATTCACCCTACCTGTATTCCTGTTTCAGGAGACCATCAGTCCAAACTAACTTTGATGTCTGAATCCCTGCGGAATGACGGAAGGATCTGGGTTCCAAAAAAACTGGAAGATGCCAAGGCCATTAGGGAAGGAAGGTTAAAACCCACCGAACTTAAAGAAGAAGATAGAGATTATTATCTTGAAAGAAGATATCCTGCGTTTGGTAACCTGGTGCCACGTGATGTGGCATCAAGGGCGGCCAAAGAACGATGCGATGCCGGTTTTGGGGTAAATAAAACCGGTGAGGCCGTATACCTTGATTTTAGTGCGGCTTTCCTTAGATATGGAAAAGAAACTGCAAATACCCAACATCTTGAAAATCCAACAGAGCAGCAAATCATAGAATTAGGAAAAGCTGTGGTTGAAGCCAAATATGGTAACCTTTTCCAGATGTACGAGAAGATCGTAGATCAAAATCCATATGAAACCCCAATGATGATCTATCCTGCCGTGCATTATACAATGGGTGGGATTTGGGTAGATTATAACCTTCAAACAACAATCCCGGGATGTTTCGCCACAGGAGAAGCCAACTTTTCGGACCATGGTGCAAACAGGTTGGGAGCTTCAGCATTGATGCAGGGACTGGCAGATGGTTATTTTGTTTTGCCATATACCATTGGAAATTACCTTGCCAGTGATATACGAACCGGTAAGATCCCAACAGATAGCCCGGAATTTGATCAGGCAGAAAAGGCAGTAAGGGAAAAACTTGAAAGATTTATCAATAACAAAGGAACACGATCTGTAGACCATTTTCATAAACGACTTGGTAAGATCATGTGGGATAAAGTAGGAATGTCTCGTAATGCCCCTCATCTCCAGGAGGCTGTGGCAGAAATAAAAGCATTACGGGAAGAATTCTGGCAGGACGTAAAAGTGCCCGGTGGTTTGAATGAAATGAACCCTGAGCTTGAGAAGGCTGCCCGTGTGGCCGATTTCCTTGAACTGGGAGAACTTTTTGCCAAAGATGCCTTACATAGAAATGAATCTTGTGGAGGACACTTCAGGGAGGAGTATCAAACCGAGGAAGGTGAAGCCTTGAGAGATGATGAGAACTTTATGTATGTTGCAGCCTGGGAATTCACCGGCGAACCCGGCGACGCGATCCTGCATAAGGAAGACCTTATTTATGAAAATATTGAAGTAAAAGCAAGGAGTTATAAATAG